Below is a genomic region from Gemmatimonadaceae bacterium.
CATTGAGTCGATGCCGCTCAACCTGGTCACGCATGCGCACGGCCAGGGATACAGCGACCTCAATCTGCTGATCCCCGAGCTCGTCGATCATGTCTCCTACTCGCTTGGCCCGTACTACGCCGAGCTCGGGGACTTTGGCAGCGCGGGCGGCGCTACGCTGCAGCTGGTCCGAGCATTGCCCCAGGCGTTCGCATCAGCCGAAGGAGGCGCGTGGGGCTACCGTCGCCTCGTCGCCGCGGGGAGTGAAACGCGTGGCGCACATACGTGGCTCGCCGGTGGCGAAGTGAAGGACTACGATGGGCCGTGGCTGATCGCTCAGGGACTGAGCAAGCGCAGTGGCTTGGCGCGGTACAGCTGGCAGGGCGCGGGGCAGTCGCTCTCGGTGCTCGGCATGAGCTACGCAAACCATTGGAACGCGAGCGATCAGATTCCGGAGCGGGGGGTGCTGCAAGGGGCCCTGGACCGCTTTGGCCAGATCGATCCGTCATTGGGCGGGCAAACGGCGCGCCACTCGCTCTCCATGAACTTCGAACGCCAGCGTGGGCTCGTACACAGCACGTTCGATGCGTACGCGGTACGCTACGACTTCACGCTGTTCTCGAACTTCACCTACTTCCTGGACAACCCAGCCAGCGGCGACCAGATCCGGCAGCGCGATCATCGTACGATTTACGGTATCGAGTCGCAGCAACGGCGCGTGTTCACCCTGGCCTCGCGGGCGCAGCAGTGGCGGTATGGCCTGCAGACCCGCTTCGACGATGCCGATGTCTCGCTTGGACGCAGCGCCGACCGACAGCTCACGGGAATCGTGCGCGCCGACGTGGTGTGGCAGGGGAGTGCCGGCATGTGGACATCGCTCGAGTCCCAGTGGAGCCGCCGAGTCCGCACCGTGCTGGGCGTGCGAGGCGACGCCTACGGCTTCGTTGTGCGCAGCGATCGCGCGGAGAATTCTGGCAATCGCCGAGCCTTTCTCGCGAGCCCGAAGGCGTCGCTCATCGTGCGGGCCAGCGATGGCGTGGAGCTGTATGCCGGTGGCGGGCTGGGCTTCCACAGCAACGATGCGCGCGGTACCACCATTCACACCGATCCGGTGAGCGGCGATCGGGTGTCGCCGGTGGAGCCGCTGGTTCGCTCCACGGGTGGTGAGCTGGGCGTACGCCTGAGTGGCCCGCGCGACCTGCGTACCACGATATCGCTCTGGACCCTCCGGCTGAATAGCGAGCTGCTCTTCGTGGGCGATGCCGGCACGACGGAGCCGCAGGGGAGAAGCGCGCGTACCGGGTTTTCGATGGCGAACTATTGGCGACCGGTCTCGAGCCTGGCGCTCGATGCGGACGTGTCCTTCACCGCCGCGCGGTATCTCGACGCGGAGCCCACCGCGCGCCGGGTCTCCGGCGCGCTTGAGAATGTCATCGCCGCCGGCGCGCAATGGACTCCCGTGCGCGGCGGCCCGACCGCGGTCGTGCGCCTCCGGCATCTTGGAGCGTATCCGCTGACGGAGAGCAACGCCGTCCGAGCGACCCCCACGACACTGGTCAACGCCAGTGTGGGCGTGCCGATTCGCGGGGGCCGGCTAACCGCGAGCCTCCTCAACGCGCTGGGCAGTCGCGGGCGTGATATCCAGTACTTCTATGCCTCGCGACTCTCCGGTGAACCGGCCGGCGGCGTGGAGGATGTGCACTTCCATCCGGTGGAGCCGCGCCAGATTCGTCTGGGGATCAGCATAGGCGATCGCTAAGACATTGGGTCGGACGTCAGAATCCCGAAACCGATGTCCGACTTCTGCTGCCGAGACCGACGTCGGAGGCCCGAATCATGCCTGAAGTCTGAAGTCCGATATGACTTAGAAGAAGAACACGTCGCCCCCGCTCCGATTGAAGCGCGGGTTCACCACCGTGTTGAAGATCGATCCGAAGGTGTAGCTCATGCCGAAGCTCACGAAGAAGCGATAGTTCGTGGCCAACGCCTGACGTCGCGAGATGATCTCGTTGTCGGTGAGCTCTCCGCGCGGCAGGTAGAGCTGATCGTTTACGCGGGAGTAGCTGCCGCCCATGTTGAAGGCGAGTCCCTTCGCAATGCGAATATCGGCGAACGCGCTCGATCCGTAGCTGTAGTACTGGGTCTTGTGCAGGTATTGGGAGCCGTACACCGACCAATTCACCGAGCCCCACGGCTGCTTGGAGTTCCAGCCGAGTGTGAGGGCGTGGAACGGCCGCGTCTCTTCGATCTGGTCGTAGATCGTGCGTTCCTTGTAGCGCATCGAGGCGGCGCCGACGTTGTAGTACGCCGTGAGCTGGCGCCGCGTGAACTCCTTGTACGGGAAGTAATTCCACTCGAGCGCCGGGGACACACGAATGTTGCGCTCGTAGTTGTTGAAGTCCGAGTACTCCCCGGTCGCCGTGAGCCCGGCCGACCAGTGCTCGCCCATGCTCTTGGCCACCAGCGCGTTGCCGCCGTAGTTGCGCAGCAGGTTGGTAAACTCGGTGCCGTCGCTCAGCGAGAACCGACTCTCGTTGTAGCCCAGGTTGGAGCTGAGATTGATCTTCCACGCGGCCGTGACGCGATTGGCGCTCGAGCTCAGGAAGCCATTGCGGAAATTCTGACGCTTTTCCCCGCTCCCGTATCCGTTGGCGGAGATGCGGTAGACCCAGAAGTTCCACGGATCTTTCACAGCCTTCGGATTCGTTGGCCCCGTGGTCGGCGCGCGATAGGTCAGATCGAGCCGACTCGCCAATGGCGTCTTGGCCGCATAGGGAGCCAGCAGCAGCGAGAAGGTGCGCGCGAGATTCCGACGCGCCACATCACGGGCGTCGTTCGGGTTGATGAACACCACCGCGGTGTCCATGCGCCCCTTGAAGCGTTCGCCGCCAATGGCGGTCACGGTCACCTCGCTCCCGCCCGAGCCGGTCTCCAGCGACGTGACCAGCAAGAGCACGTCGGCGAAGAGGCGGTCGCGCACGAAGTTCACCCAGCGCAGCTGATCCCGAAAGAAGTCATAGTCGCAGCCACGCGATTCACAGTCCACGAAGACACGCAGCGCACCCGCCTGCGTGGTATCCGGGGCTGCGGTGGTCGCCGAGGCGGGCGAGCGGTTCGAGGGTGGCGGTGACTCCTGCGCGGCGAGCGCCCCAAACGGCAGACCACCAATGACCACAAGACGACGCATCCATCGGGACAGAATCATTGCACTGAGGGACAGAGGAAAGGCATGGGCGACGAGGGGCATCGCGGCGGGACCACCGGACCACAATGCGCTACGACACCAATTCCTTACGGAGGGTTCGCAACGGGGTGACAAACGGCGCCGGCGGGAGCAGAATCAGCAGGATGCCCTCCGCCCGATTTGTCGTTCGCCCTCTTCCTTGCCGCCGATCATGACG
It encodes:
- a CDS encoding TonB-dependent receptor plug domain-containing protein, with the translated sequence MTYRLVALSLALAGTLPAQSTPDSARSDSSRTLSAVRVTGRRDDLTGVALSAAQGRIGHADLKQRPMVREGEILEVVPGMILTQHSGDGKANQMFLRGFNLDHGTDFQTRIESMPLNLVTHAHGQGYSDLNLLIPELVDHVSYSLGPYYAELGDFGSAGGATLQLVRALPQAFASAEGGAWGYRRLVAAGSETRGAHTWLAGGEVKDYDGPWLIAQGLSKRSGLARYSWQGAGQSLSVLGMSYANHWNASDQIPERGVLQGALDRFGQIDPSLGGQTARHSLSMNFERQRGLVHSTFDAYAVRYDFTLFSNFTYFLDNPASGDQIRQRDHRTIYGIESQQRRVFTLASRAQQWRYGLQTRFDDADVSLGRSADRQLTGIVRADVVWQGSAGMWTSLESQWSRRVRTVLGVRGDAYGFVVRSDRAENSGNRRAFLASPKASLIVRASDGVELYAGGGLGFHSNDARGTTIHTDPVSGDRVSPVEPLVRSTGGELGVRLSGPRDLRTTISLWTLRLNSELLFVGDAGTTEPQGRSARTGFSMANYWRPVSSLALDADVSFTAARYLDAEPTARRVSGALENVIAAGAQWTPVRGGPTAVVRLRHLGAYPLTESNAVRATPTTLVNASVGVPIRGGRLTASLLNALGSRGRDIQYFYASRLSGEPAGGVEDVHFHPVEPRQIRLGISIGDR